A region from the Benincasa hispida cultivar B227 chromosome 10, ASM972705v1, whole genome shotgun sequence genome encodes:
- the LOC120089132 gene encoding uncharacterized protein LOC120089132 produces the protein MHLMEFACNNSYQTVIGTLPFDALYGKSCKSPVCWGEVGERKLLSPELVQTMNEAIHKIRARMQTAQSRQKSYADVGRKDLEFEIDDKMFLRVAPIKGIMRFGRKGKLSSRYVTDPSHVVDFEPLQLNNNLSYEEKPIEILAKEVKTLRRREISFVKVLQQNHQFKEATLEQEDEMKIQYPELFQE, from the exons ATGCATTTAATGGAATTCGCATGTAATAATAGCTATCAGACTGTCATTGGCACATTGCCATTTGACGCCCTATATGGAAAGAGTTGCAAGTCTCCAGTATGCTGGGGTGAGGTTGGTGAGAGGAAGTTGCTAAGTCCTGAGCTAGTGCAGACCATGAATGAGGCAATACATAAGATCAGAGCTCGTATGCAAACAGCTCAGAGCAGACAGAAAAGCTATGCTGATGTGGGAcgtaaggacctggaatttgagaTTGATGATAAAATGTTCTTAAGGGTGGCACCTATAAAAGGTATTATGAGGTTTGGCAGGAAAGGGAAGCTGAGTTCGAG GTATGTGACAGATccgtcccatgtagttgactttgaGCCCTTACAGTTGAATAacaacttgagctacgaggagaagccTATAGAGATCCTTGCCAAAGAGGTAAAAACACTGCGCCGTCGGGAAATTTCTTTTGTGAAAGTCTTGCAgcagaatcaccagttcaaggAGGCTACCTTGGAGcaagaggatgagatgaagatCCAGTACCCGgagctttttcaagaatga